The genomic stretch TTGAAGCACACTCTGGCCAGCTGCTTCGGTCGGAGTATAGCCTGGTCGACACGGCTAAGCCGCCACCTGCGGAACGGCGTGCCATCCAGCGGGTGAGTCGGTCCAAAAGGAGGTGCAGCTATCGGCGACCGGTTGAGGGAGGCACCGCGCGGAGAGAGGGGCGGTTGTGAGAGAAGAATCGCCATGGCAGGGGTTAGGAGATGGTATCGAGGAGAGCTAAGATTTCGGGAAGGCGGATAAACCTTACTGCAAGCAATATTTGAGATTTATGTGGGGGTACATGGGGGTTTAACAGGCGGAAACAAATCATGGGAATCTCGACCCGTTCGATTGGAAAAAAGATGGACGGTGTTGGAAGGATCCGGCCGTTTGTTTGTCATATCTATAGCAATTACCACATCCAAAACTTCTATTTACAAACGGATGGAGCAATAAGGATTCCAACTCTACAAAATATCTAcaaaaatcctatgaatcaaatggaCTTGCGCTTCCTCCCAGACAGAGGACTATCTTCAGCCACACTTGGGTCACCATTTGAAGCGAAATGAACAAATGAAGTGTAAGGTGGCACCCTTGATTCCCAACTAATGACGTTGTACTCCCCTTGTGGCATAGCTCCAGGATCTACCACCAGATCCCCAAGCCTCACACTCGGTAGCAGTTGCCTTTCCTCTGTAATCTCAGCTCGGCTGCTGCCAGTGGTACAAGACGGTAGGATGCGGAGTGGAGAAGCAGGATGCAAGAAGTCTGTAACATCTATCTGATGGCATCTCCGAACGAGCAACTGCGGGTGCTCACCAAACATGGTGAAGTTCCTCTCGACAAATCTTCTCATGCTCCTCAACATGGAGAGCCAGAAATGGATATTAAGATTCCTTCGAATCACGTCAGCGAGCAAGTTTGCAGCAACAAGCGACCAATCAGACTGCATCTCCCTGGCAATCTCGTCTGCTATCCATGCTAACTGCGGGTGCTGTGCCGGGGCCGCGCTCCCGAATGCGAATGTCTTGAAGAGGTAGCTGAACTCCTCGTATGGCAGGGTGTTGAGGAAGATTGGCTTGACTGTTCCCACTTTCTCTGAACATTTAGACCGGCTGACAATGATCACCTTGCTTCCACTGTCCATGCCTGCCAGGGTTGAACAAAACTTGGCCGAGATCTCCTCGTAAACATGGGCAATAAACTCAATAACTAACAATACTTTTCCTGACAAGAGACTGCTGTGGTCTGCGATTCTACAAAATGAATCCCCATTCAGGTGCAAAATCGAAGAGAAGTGTGAGCTAACCCTCTCATCCTTGCATACATGGGCAACCAGAGTCCTCTTGCCAACTGCAGGACCACCAATGACCGGGATGACAGCCGGTGCACCACCGGGAGAGCCGTGCTGCAACAAGAAGTTCAGGAGCTTTTGCTTTTCTGCGTGGCGTCCAAACATGATGTTGTCGTTGTAAAGATACGCGTCGTATGGTCGACGCAGCATACGGTCGAATCCACCCAAAATAACGACAAACTCCTTCATGCTAGAGACGGCATCCTCTAAGCTCTCCAACGCACCTTGCAACTCTAGAAGGTATGTTGCCTTCTTCTTTCTAACACTACCATGAAACGTGCGATGACGTTTGGGAGGAGATGAGTTGCTAAccacctcctccccctcctcaatGGGAGTCTCTTCGAGTGACCTGTACCTGAACGCCCCTAGTGCAAAGTAGCCTCGGTACAGGGCCTCTgcaagcatgttgagctgttccAGCATCCTGGAGTTTGTGATGTATCGCTCGTccgccagacgcaaacggacgctcgcgaacaATTTAAACATCCAAAATGCGTCATCCCATTGAAGATACCCTAAGCAATCATGGAGTTCAAGAGAGGGTGCAGGCTGCTGGCGTTTCCTGCCAAACAAGTCAATAGCCGGTTGTTGGACATAGACCAACTTTGTATTGGCAACGGGGAAAGGGCACGTGCAAAGTATCACTGTTTCCTTTTATTTGCTTACCATTCCACGCTGATCTAGATTGGTCCTGGATGGTGACTTCAAGCCTTTTATTTGCTCAGCAAATCAGTAGTAGGGACAAACATAATCGACGCAACAGTTACAAGACCCATCCAGAAGCATGTGAAGGATGATGCTTTTATACTTGTCTAGGCCATGTTCAGTACTATGCTATTTCCTCCTGCCTTCTGGCCTCCCTTGGACTCCATTATTAGCTTACAACTTAGAACACTCAGATAGTTAGATTGAAGGAATTCAAGATGGAGCTTGCTATATCTGCAGTAACAGGTGAACTCGTGAGCCGATTCATCTCACTCCTCGCCAACAAGTACCACTCCAGATGCGCATGCTCGGAAGAGAAGCAGCTGAAAAGGCTACAACAACTCTTGCTGAGAGTTGGCATGGTCATCGAGGAGGCAGACTCGCGATACATAGCCAATTCATGCATGCTCATGCAGCTGAAGACGCTAGCGGCAGCCATGTACCGAGGCCATCATGTGCTTGACACCATCAGGTCCATGAAACACAGGGAGTTCTCAGAGGAACCGGTATGGGACTCATCTGCCTTATCTGTTTCTTCTACTCCTTACAAACGTTCTCGCACGATCGATAGTAGTAGAGCTACAGACATGGTTATGATCAACTCCGAGTTACAGAGTGCACTGCAAAACCTAGAGGCTGGTGTTGCcaacatggtggagtttaccGTGCTTTTGGGCGGATGTGAGCGCATCTCCCGCAGGCCCTATGACGCCTATCTTTACATCGACAATTTCATGTTTGGTCGGCATGTCGAGAAGCAGAAGATCATGAGGTTCTTGCTGGAACACAACTCGCCTGCTCCTCTGTCCGTGCTTCCAGTCATTGGTGGCAATGGAGTTGGGAAGAAAACTCTTGTCGCCCGTGTATGCGACGACGAGAGGGTACGTTCTCACTTTTCTATGGTTTTGCACCTGAATGGGGACGATCTTTTCAGAATAACAGACCATGAATGGATGTCAGGGAAGACATTGGTGGTGATCGAGTTTGCTTCAGATGTAGATGAAGATGATTGGGCAACATTTCATCGTTCTATCACGAACATGGACAGAGGAAGCAAGGTGATAATCTTAGGAAGAAACGCAAGCCTGGAGAAGTTTGGAACCGTCAAGCCTATCTCTCTGAGCTGTTTATCATTAGAAGAGTTCAGCTACCTGTTTAAGACGCTCTCATTCGGAAGCGCGGACCCGACCGACCACCCGCATCTAGCGGCGTTGGTAGAAAAGTTTGCCACGGTGCTGGGAGGGTCACTCATCTCAGCGAATGTGCTTGCTGATGCGCTGAGGAAAAACCTGAGTGCCCATTTCTGGCTATCCCTATTtttttttttagaccgaaggcacagagtgcccgactttaaattaataaagccctgagGCGTAAACAGATACAATGTTTAGGACACACCCCACAGAACACATAAGGACAGAAGATTCAGGCCACACTGACCAAACAAGTAGCATAATACAGCCCAGACTAACAACACTCGTTTCGGGGCGCATCCACATGAACTTTTTAGCCGAGGTCACCCTGTGCACCTGATCGGTGGATACATCTTGTCTCCAGTTCCATCACGCATTGTAAAGTCTGCAAACAGTATGACCAATGTTCCAGAAGAGGGTCTGCCTAGGATTATGTTTGGGGACCTGATAGCACGAGAAGGTCACGTTGTTTTACCCAGAGGTGATTTTAGGCTGATTTCATGGGAATCGAGGCTACCGCCTTATACTTCATTTGCTCACTTGGTGCGGTCTGCTTCAAGTTGCGTTGATGATAAGCCTGAAACACCCTTGTCGGGGAAGAAGCGTGCTGGTCTATTTACTTAGTGTTGTATTGCTGGTTCGAATCTTAATAAAAGCGGCTGTATGCATCACttaatgcagaggctggggctgcccccatttcgatttttttttttttacctagTGTTGTGGTACAATGTATTTTGGGTACCATTTTGAGACCTCATGAGTTGTGCTATGTTAATTACATCCAGTGGTATGGATGTGCTTAACTCGCTATATTTTGGAACACAAATGATCTACCGTAATTGTGCTCCATTTGGGCAAACGAGTAAAGCCCACAGTTTATTTGATCCAAACAAAAAGATCTTTCCTTGTGCACAAACTATTTTTTTTGCAAATATCCTTGTACACAAACTTAACTAGTCTCCACCATACGAAAaatacattttttcgataaagagaatatattaatatcaaaagataccaattacacccaacctctgcaacaacgcaccaccctaatggtactacggatgcacacagccaaaaaaaaggaaaagaaaactaagaaacaagagtcccgctacagtatctcgggcctaacaacaacaatacatctaccgccaagacaacacctaaaatacagactctccaaaaacgacgcctccaagaaggaaacagtgctctaacaccgtcgtggcctgatcaaagatcttaggttttcaccctgaagatagtccccgctctcaaaacaatgcctccaacaaggtcattgccaggcacaaccagctaaggccagaccttgggttttcaccctgaaaggtaggactctaaacatcacctgtgttgtcgcccccactttcataccgctgctgtgaagcccggaacaccaagcaaatccctcaatagcgcggagacttgaacctcccttagctagtcctcccatccggccttcatgaaattctcttcttccgactttcatcatggatccatagtcacttgatgtcaacacagaaaaagagcttcgcgtcgctccctccagaaccaatcggtcgaaataaaagcatgggtgcgcacgaccgaataccaccgatccagcaaactccaggcaaagagcactgttacattcgccggtggagccttccggaactcaacacaccgGCCAGATCGCGAGtctaggcctccggtaggtcttcctcttcatgcaAGAGATGCCCTAGGACCgctgcctttattcaggtcggacccccacgtcggcgaccatcctgggctggccactccaaccctccaccggcgacaccatcgccggcttccatgcttctccatctcgccgccggaacgtggtgatagatcgatagatccaccaccaccaaccgcaggtcgaccctctccggcgaagaagagggccacctccaccgtcgtactcaaggctgctgccccgggcggccacgtgtcgcggaagaagcccgagatcgcatCCACTCACCGCCGAGAGGCGGGGGGAGGGAATGGCGCAGGCcaagggcctggccgccgcccaccaccagcccctgccggtgtgCTGTGGGGGAGAGCCTACGGGAGGAGGGGGTCCGCAGCGCAGAGCCACCGCCGCCCATCATCATccgcgccggccgatccaccGTATGCGTCGAGGAGGAGAtcccgtccgccgtcccccacgtcgacgaggaaggggccccgccgccgccatgccccatgggtctttgccccgacggcgctaccggcggaggcggcggttagggttggggtgggGGTCGGGAGAGGAGAGGGGTGGGGTCGGGAGAGGAGCAGGTTGGGATCATACATATATGGAATGGATGCAACATCTTGGTTCGAACTTAGTGAGTGTTTTAATATAAAAAAATGCAAATGCTCCTGACATTAACAGGTTGACCCTGCCCAATCAAAGGTGAAAGGAAAGCATCAATCGCCTTAGCTGAGAAACCAAAATATCACAAGTTCTTAAGTTCAGTCAAGAAGGCACTTTGCAGACCCATAAATCTCAAAGAATATGGTATGAGGCTATATTCTATGTTGATGTTTCTAGTGAAGAAATAATTTAATAGATGGAATATTGACTCCATAGTTTTCCtgaaaaaattgttaacaatatttTTTGGTATGTCAAATATATAGGGTCAATATATcttttgtcgtcgtggtgaataaACAGGTGCCATGGataggcttaagttggggccgatatGCCCCGGGGGATCCGGAGGAGGGGATGATATAACACACATGCGACACAAGGTTTACCTAGGTTCATGGCCCTCGTGAGGAGGTAAACTCCTACTCCTGCTTGTCTGAGATGTATAAGAGCTGCATATGAGAGCTACAATGGCGCTCCTCAAGCTGTATAGCGAGAGATAGAAGATGAACTGCTATCGCTAAGGGGGAGAATGAGAGGAACTGGGGAGTCATCCCGTGCAAGGGAGTTCTGCTACTCCTTATATAGTGGGAGGCAAGTTACAAGGGCGAAACCTTAGCATGGGTTAaagccacatattatggatatgaGCTTACGTCAGCCTTTGGCGTGTAGCTTCGGTTTTCACCCGTGAGGTACTCTCTAACTTGGCCTTCTGCCACTGTTTCGCTGACCactgttcacttcatcatcggcGTGGTCTGTCCTCTTactgggcatttctcgggccgggccgggcttcgggctggcccgaaaaaagcccgacgggaaatccttggcccgagcccggcccggcccgaccaacttTCAGCAAATTTCGGCCCGAGCCCGGCCTGCGGCCCGAAAAGCCCGGTTTTTTCCGggctggcccgacggcccggcccgatCTAATGGTAATTTGCTTTTTTCtatggcccgagcccggcccgatttAGTTACGGGCTGAAGAAtgttggcccgagcccggcccgatagagagaaaaagcccggcccggcccgggattttcgggctgggtcgggtcgggccgttcgggccgggcttcccatgcCCAGGTATAGTCTGTCCTCCCTTGGAATGGAGCGATCGCCTTCGTCATGAAGATATTCTTCGTATCTCTTCCATGTCTGTAGTGGCATGACCTGAGAGTGGATTTTGGGGGTAGGCACATGACCGTTGGACCTGTGCCGAACCCCTATTCTGGTTCCACTAAAGTATGTCGGATATTCATTCTTCGATCCTCTTTCTATGGTGTATCTTGACCTTACCGGCTAACAGTATGCCGGTACCTCCAAAAAATGCACGCCATATCCAAGTCTTATGATCGGCGACCGCTTCAAGAACTATAGTGGCATCCTTCGTgtaccctttgaattgtccatgccatgccgctggacaattctttcaacttcaatgcatacaatcaattgaGCCAAGCATACCTGAAAATGCCCGGTCGGCGTTGAACTCTAAAAGttttgccgtgtcttgagcattgggggctctcaagtatgtggatctAAAAACATTCACAATTGCCAGCAAAGCGCTTGACACACatgatagaagtgctctctcacATGGCCAAGTGGTCATCAActagatccgccggtataccgTATGCCAAATTACGCAAGGCGTCTGTCACCTtctgatatgtgctatgaccaagttctccaGCGACATTTCTTCATTGATCAAAGAAtcgatcatacttggtcacctccgttGCGATGTGCTCGAACAAGTTGATGCTCATCCGAAAACGCCGCCAAAAATAGCTTTCGGGAAGtttcggattctcattgaaatacgaccgcatctaCTTCTcgtgcccttcaatcctttctctccacaacttctgtctacagaacaccgatccacctatttttggcttcttggcggagcggtatgctaatagtatggatatgttctcttcttcctctacgtCGTACTCGGCGTCCGATGAatcgtatgatgaactctacaaatatacatataaaatgacaCGAGTTGAGCAGAGAAAACGTGCAAACTTCTGTCTACCGAATACCGATCCACCTATTTTTTATTGCGCGGACACGGGAAATCACGCCTGCTGAAAATGTTTGATCAAATATATAAGAAAAATATTAGCAACAACAATGTAAAATATATTATACTAGAATTGTCATAAAGTATATTAccatattatatgtatttgatatgatgaatgttgatatttttatattatatttttaataaaatttgTAAACTTTAACTTTAACTAAATACAGAACGCGAGCTAAAtaaaatcggagggagtatactaTTGTGTGAACTGCTACAAGAGCACTTGttaataagggcatgtacaactaTTGACACTAATCTAGACACTTCGGAAAAGAAGTAAATAGCATAAAATCGTATTTTTTACCTAAGCGCCTTACTTGTAGCAGCACTAGGCGTTTATCTCCGATCGCTAGCAACAACGTTAACATCTTTCTCTCCAATACTaggaactaagagcatctccagccgcgtcccccaaaccgtcccccaaacagcgccggattgagcgtttgggggacgtgttttgttcgtgccgcgtttgggggacgtcgctccccagccgcgtcccccaaacgccgcccctaaacatttaaaatattttttcttggcatttttatttcaatttccacaaactaatacataattgggaacgtggtttacacgaagacatagtttggaacatggttttccacaaactaatacatagtttgaaccatggtggacacaaatataaaatattgcaaaaaaactaaacctaactaggccgtgcatcgaaggtttcctgtgttcgctgctaaaaaacaacactcgagggcacacccagtcacctaaactggaaaatccagcgggaagatggtgcccttgttggttctaccaatgaggcgaacaggcagaaacctccgtgcacgtattcgctgcgaagaaacaacactcagtcgtcctcctcgtcggtgctgtcgtcatgGGAGTCCCTGTCGgcttggtagtcccggaggcagcgcctgtcgtcgaagaccttgacgctcatgtccctattgccgaagtaggagaacacgaggatgaagccggcttcgaggctgtggtggcgcgcgaacttctcccagccgatgttgaggtacatcttgccgcgcgcgtcgtagatcgcgtcgacgatccaccggcagaagccgcacgaatgctctcgcagatgcatcttgcgcgggcgtacgccgccgacgtactcggcgaaggagtccggcagcctctggatgccgcgcgggtcgcccttaaggacgtggacgaactcgaacaggacgtccggctccgcgTCCATCTCCtacgaagacgacggcgtgggaggcgacggcgagcgttcagctatgccgcggccacgaccacgaccacgaccatggccgcggccgcgaggtcggcctccgtctctaccagacatagcgtcgagtcttgttgagagatggtggcggctaggatttgggagagaggcgctagggtttgtgtgtgagagagacgatgagaggcgccccttttataggccggagggaggcggatgagcggtggcgctcattaacgccggcacgcagagctaggcgcgacgggacgcgtcgctgcgccctctagcgggaactgcaccgtcgctgcgcgccaatcaacttccgtcgcgaggtaggcgacggttaggtttaaattaattgtgccgctgacgggtcggccccgccactctccgcctcgcttttcgttgtgtccggcgtccccggtgcgtcccctgtgggacggggacgggctcgaggcgccggacaccgtataggggcgcgctggacaaaaatgggctttaggggacgcggctggaacgttttttttgtccggcgcgccccaaatctctttgggggacgctttgggggacgcgactggagatgctctaagtggctATACGTAAAAGGAGAAATACAGCCGCCTAAAAGATCATATGTATGTAAAATTAATAGAGACGCAGCGCCCATTTAGCAATTGACACCATGGAAATCACGCGGAAGAAAAATATTTACCAACCACCTGACGCGTAGATATGCAGCGGCGCGAAGGATGATCCTAGCCTTAGTTTGGCTCTGAGCGATTGGCTACTTTGCGGGAACGATACCTAATTAATCAGGAGCTACCTAACTAGTTTTCTTCATAGCAGCCCTAAAATGGTTTGCTGCGCATTTAACATGAGTGGACGACTTAGACACGAGTGGAGACCGTTTGTGATTACTTGGTTGATCTAGAATATTGGATGGCCGGATCCGTTGATCCAAAATGCCAAATACAGCCCCTAGGTGGTTAAGTTTTACTATCTCTTAATTTGGTGTTCGGCATGACAGGCTTGGCCCTAACAACTTCTTACATGAATTTTTTTCCCGAATCAAAGGGTTTTATTGATTAATCGATAGGATTATAATCACTCTCTATAGTGTGAGCAAGAAACCTTGGATTATAATTAATCCACAGACATCTCCTCCTATCTAAACTAGCTTGCTTAACACATAAATGAGCAGCGGTATTTGCTTCCCACCCAATAGCTAGAATGCTAAAACTAGTAAAAGCCCTACTAATCTCTCTTATCTCCTGAAAGATGGATCTCAGTTTACACCTATTCTGATCATCGTTGTTGCACATTTTAACCGCCACTGACGAGTCACTCTCGATAACAACATTTGTATATCCTCTCTCGTGAGCGAGTCTTGCAGCTTCCTGTATGGCCAGCGCCTCCATCAATAACGCAATGTCTGCATGATCGAACCAAAGGGCTTGAGCCCTAATCAGGTTACCTTGATGATCGCGCACCACCAATCCAGTGCCTCCTGACATCGACCGGTCGTAGAAGCTGGCATCTGTATTTATTTTGATAACTCCATCATCTGACGGTGTCCAATGAGCCTTTGGTTTCAGAACCTTCTTCAACTTTTCCCGTCCAACATGTGCAAGGTCGAGGGTGGTTTGCATTACCCACCGAACCGAGTCCATGACACTGCACCCTCCACCATGCCTCCTGGCATTTCTTTCTTGCCACACTAAACAGCAGCCACATAGAATCATAGTTGTATGTGACTCTGCCATTGCCTTGCTATCAACCATGTTCATAGCCTAAGAATTTGGGTGAAAATTTGGCAGTTTAACATACGCCGTAATTTTTAATTCATCCCAAAAGATCTTTGCCCAAATGCAGCCGAAGAGAGCATGCATAATTGTCCCCTCTTGTTTGCCACATGCCTCACAAAAAGCCAACTTCTCCATATGCCTGGATTTAAGAACCTGTTTCACTGGGATATAACCTTAACTCACTCTCCACCAGAATGATCGAATTTTCGGTGGCCCTGGAAGTTTTCAAAGCCTTTTCCAACATAATTTTGCTTCAGAACTTGCCGGTTGTGTGGGATACTGAGCCGAGGATAATGGCCTATAAGCAGTGTATCCAATGATACACGAcgatactaagagcatctctagcagagcctgtAAATACACGAACTGAAAACGCGGAGTTCAGTTcactgaactcgtgtttacgggtaaAAAATTGGTGGCGCCCGTAAACGAAAACCGTAAAACAGCATATTCCTTAAATATTCCATATTCCTAATTTttttactgtcttcttcttccttccgtcCACTCCCCAGCCAGTAGCACGTCCGGCCCGCACCGCGTCCGCCCCGCGCCCTGGCCGCCGCGCCTGGCCCCGCCCCGCGCCTGCACAGCCCCGCGCCTGCCCGGCCGGCGCCCCGCTTTCACGACCGCGCGCCGCCCGGCCCCTCCCCGCGCCCACCGCTCCGCCCGGGCCTGCCCGGCCGCGCGCCGCTCCGCCCCGCGCCTGCCCGCCCGCCCACGAGCTCGCCCTGCCCGCTGCAAGCTCATCCCGCGCCGCCCCACGCCACCAACAAGGTCGCCCCGTCAGTCAACGAGCTCACCCCGTCCCGAGCTCACCGGAAATTGGTTGGATTTTGGTGATCGACTATACCGGCGGAAGCAGTTGGGCTGAtctgaaatttcagcgcgccaCTAGTAGGGGTTCGTGTTCAGTTCACTCATtcagcccctacaaatacaggtcgAGTTGGGTTTTCGGTCTCGGCCTGAAAACTTTTTTCGGTTTTGGCTCGTTTACGGTGACTGATCTACGCCATTTTCTAAACTGAAACCCGTAAATTGGCAGTTATTTTTTGGTTTTGCCCAATTTACGGGCTCTGCATGAGATGCTCTAACCCGTTCATTTTCGTGGAATAGGAATAAAAAAATAGGCAAAAGACAGCCCAATAAAAACACAAATTATTGAACAAAGATCAATGCGCTAAATGCATATTGATCAGTTGCATGTAGCGATTTTATTCATCAACATTGTTTTCCACAAACAAGGTAACTATGGATGATGTCATTTTGGCATCACACGCAAACTTTGGCAGCAACACTCATCCAAATTGTTAGTACATTTGGAACTAAAGCTATGACGACCAAATCCTCTTTCTCTGCAATCTTTTACGCATAACCAAGCATTGCAGTCTTTCATGGCTTTACATTCCCAACTTCCAACTACAAAATAAATACATTACATTATTAACAATAGTGTATCATGTATATAAACATAAAATGGAAGAAAATAGCTATAATTAATTTTCTTTCAGGCATGCAAATTTCATactaaacaacaacaaaaaattgaGAATTTTAAACAACGAAACTGTTCCATACTTGCACGGCAGGATGGCAACATAGAAGACATCAGCACAACGAAGAACAGAGCAATTGCAGTTTTGTAGATAACTATCCTTCTTTTGGTACTGATGACTGCCATTTTTTGAGAAGAGAATACTTGTATTTTTATGCTTTTCCTTCACCTATTTCGGATTGTTTCTACCTATCTCCTCTAAGAGAATTTTATAGGGCCATCCTCAAGTCATGGCTATTGATTTAATATTTTATTTCATGTATGCATATCTTGTAACTAATGTTCACATATGTTTTTAGCTCTTAAATGCTATAATCCCACTTTTGTATACACTATATTTTTTTAACTTGGCATTTAATGCTTTTTTATATAGGAGCAAGCACTATGCGCCATATTTATTTATGGTATTTTATAAGGTATGATAAAAGAATGCACGATTAGTAAATATATGATATTGTTTTATCCCGTCTATTTATGTCAGGTATGTCATTGTAGCATTAGTTTGGATAGAGCCGCAATAAAGTGTTGATATTGATCAACTACTAATTGTCTGTATATCTCTAAATTAATGTTTACTTGTATTTATTTTTTGTAAACTTatgtacaccaaaaaaaaaattatgtcataTATTCCTCAATGTGATATTAAATACTTGTGATCATGTAGATTAAATCATGGTTAAATCTCATGCAACGcttgtatctttttttttttttggtttccagTTGGGTTGCTACATTCTGTGTTCCGCACATGCACACGATCCAAGTCGTGTGCTTGAAAGGTGTCCACTCGTTTTAAGTCATCGGTGCACACAACGCCTCTATCTAGCATTTATTTCCCAACGTCAATGTTGATATCAAAATATATTGTAAGGTACATTATTCTCTATTAGGTGCAAATAAATGTCACATACTCAATTATTTATttagattttaaaaatattttctaATTATTTTGTATATTTATTTTCCATCATATTCAATGATGGTTCTCATAAAGGGTTCATTCAATCCTTGTGCAATTAATGAGAACTACAAAAGGCTTTCCGGCGAAACATCGCGGCCG from Lolium rigidum isolate FL_2022 chromosome 4, APGP_CSIRO_Lrig_0.1, whole genome shotgun sequence encodes the following:
- the LOC124706177 gene encoding uncharacterized protein LOC124706177, which translates into the protein MELAISAVTGELVSRFISLLANKYHSRCACSEEKQLKRLQQLLLRVGMVIEEADSRYIANSCMLMQLKTLAAAMYRGHHVLDTIRSMKHREFSEEPVWDSSALSVSSTPYKRSRTIDSSRATDMVMINSELQSALQNLEAGVANMVEFTVLLGGCERISRRPYDAYLYIDNFMFGRHVEKQKIMRFLLEHNSPAPLSVLPVIGGNGVGKKTLVARVCDDERGRHWW